The following are encoded together in the Pectobacterium punjabense genome:
- the pelB gene encoding pectate lyase PelB, producing the protein MKYLLPTAAAGLLLLAAQPAMAANTGGYATTDGGDVSGAVKKTARSLQEIVDIIEAAKVDSKGKKVKGGAYPLIITYNGNEDSLIKAAEKNICGQWSKDARGVQVKEFTKGITIQGTNGSSANFGIWIINSSNVVVRNMRFGYMPGGAQDGDAIRIDNSPNVWIDHNEIFAKNFECKGTPDNDTTFESAVDIKKGSTNVTVSYNYIHGIKKVGLSGASNSDTGRNLTYHHNIYRDVNSRLPLQRGGLVHAYNNLYDGITGSGFNVRQKGIALIESNWFENALNPVTARNDSSNFGTWELRNNNITKPADFSKYNITWGRPSTPHVNADDWKSTGKFPSISYKYTPVSAQCVKDKLANYAGVGKNLAVLTAANCK; encoded by the coding sequence ATGAAATACCTATTGCCTACGGCAGCCGCCGGATTGTTATTACTTGCTGCTCAGCCAGCGATGGCCGCCAATACGGGTGGCTATGCCACCACCGATGGTGGAGATGTTTCCGGCGCCGTGAAAAAAACTGCACGTTCTCTGCAAGAGATTGTAGATATTATTGAAGCCGCGAAAGTGGATTCAAAAGGCAAGAAAGTTAAAGGCGGAGCTTACCCGCTCATTATCACTTATAACGGTAATGAAGATTCATTAATCAAAGCGGCTGAAAAGAATATTTGCGGCCAGTGGAGTAAGGACGCGCGCGGCGTACAAGTCAAAGAGTTTACCAAAGGGATCACCATCCAGGGCACCAATGGCTCATCTGCCAACTTCGGTATCTGGATTATTAATTCATCCAACGTTGTCGTACGTAATATGCGCTTTGGCTATATGCCAGGCGGCGCGCAAGACGGCGATGCCATTCGTATTGATAACTCGCCAAACGTCTGGATTGACCATAATGAGATCTTTGCCAAAAACTTTGAGTGTAAAGGCACACCAGATAATGACACCACTTTTGAATCGGCCGTCGATATCAAGAAAGGGTCAACTAACGTCACGGTGTCATACAACTACATCCATGGCATTAAAAAAGTGGGTCTGAGCGGTGCAAGCAATTCGGATACGGGTCGTAACCTGACTTATCATCACAATATCTATCGCGATGTTAACTCACGTCTGCCGCTACAGCGTGGTGGCCTGGTTCATGCTTACAACAACCTGTATGACGGCATCACTGGCTCTGGCTTTAACGTTCGCCAGAAAGGGATCGCGCTGATCGAAAGTAACTGGTTCGAAAATGCACTGAACCCGGTGACGGCACGTAACGACAGCTCCAACTTTGGTACTTGGGAGTTGCGTAACAACAACATCACCAAACCAGCAGACTTCTCCAAGTACAACATTACCTGGGGTCGCCCTTCCACGCCTCACGTTAATGCTGATGATTGGAAAAGTACCGGCAAATTCCCTTCCATTTCTTACAAATACACGCCAGTTTCGGCGCAGTGTGTGAAGGATAAACTGGCAAACTATGCTGGCGTAGGTAAAAACCTGGCAGTACTGACAGCAGCTAACTGTAAATAA
- the pelC gene encoding pectate lyase PelC yields the protein MKYLLPSTAAGLLLLAAQPTMAANTGGYATTDGGNVAGAVNKTARSMQDIIDIIEAAKLDSKGKKVKGGAYPLVITYNGNEDALIKAAENDICAQWKKDARGVEIKEFTKGITIIGTNGSSANFGIWLTKSSDVVIRNMRFGYMPGGAQDGDAIRIDNTPNVWIDHNEIFAKNFECAGTKDGDTTFESAIDIKKASTNVTISYNYIHGIKKVGLSGFSSSDTGRDLTYHHNIYDDVNARLPLQRGGQVHAYNNLYTGITSSGLNVRQKGIALIERNWFENAKNPVTSRYDGSNFGTWELRNNNVMSPADFAKYNITWDKDTKPYVNAEDWKSTGTFASVPYSYSPVSAQCVKDKLANYAGVNKNLAVLTAANCN from the coding sequence ATGAAATACCTACTGCCTTCTACAGCCGCTGGGCTGTTATTACTTGCAGCCCAGCCAACAATGGCGGCAAATACGGGGGGTTATGCTACCACTGACGGTGGTAACGTGGCTGGTGCCGTGAACAAAACTGCGCGTTCCATGCAGGATATCATTGATATTATCGAAGCGGCGAAGCTGGATTCCAAGGGTAAGAAAGTCAAAGGTGGGGCTTACCCGCTCGTCATTACCTATAACGGTAATGAAGATGCGCTGATCAAAGCTGCTGAGAACGATATTTGCGCTCAGTGGAAGAAAGATGCGCGCGGCGTGGAAATCAAAGAGTTTACCAAAGGCATTACCATCATCGGCACCAACGGTTCTTCCGCTAACTTCGGGATCTGGCTGACGAAATCATCCGATGTTGTCATCCGTAACATGCGTTTTGGTTACATGCCAGGTGGCGCGCAGGACGGTGATGCGATTCGCATCGATAACACGCCAAACGTTTGGATTGACCACAACGAAATCTTCGCGAAAAACTTTGAATGTGCAGGTACAAAAGACGGTGATACCACATTTGAATCGGCGATTGATATCAAGAAAGCGTCTACCAACGTGACCATTTCGTACAACTACATTCACGGCATCAAAAAAGTGGGGCTGAGCGGCTTCAGCAGCAGCGATACGGGCCGCGACCTGACTTACCATCACAATATTTACGACGATGTTAACGCTCGCCTCCCACTGCAACGTGGTGGTCAGGTTCACGCTTATAATAACCTCTATACTGGTATCACCAGCTCCGGCCTGAACGTGCGCCAGAAAGGGATTGCGTTAATCGAACGCAACTGGTTCGAAAATGCGAAAAACCCTGTGACTTCACGCTACGACGGTTCCAACTTCGGTACCTGGGAATTGCGTAACAATAACGTCATGAGCCCAGCCGACTTCGCGAAATACAACATCACTTGGGACAAAGACACAAAACCCTACGTGAATGCTGAAGACTGGAAAAGCACTGGCACGTTCGCTTCTGTTCCTTACAGCTACTCCCCGGTTTCAGCGCAGTGCGTGAAGGACAAGCTGGCAAATTATGCTGGCGTGAACAAAAACCTTGCCGTACTGACAGCAGCAAATTGCAACTAG
- the pelZ gene encoding pectate lyase PelZ codes for MKRSLLFAALFSTSTVFSVGIPMASAATPAAPELKGFGTDTVAGSGGRVIRVTTLASSGTGSLREALAAKGPRIIVFEVGGIIDLNKSDLRLTEPFVTIAGQTAPSPGITIIRGGMGISTHDVLMQHIRFRIGDAGTGKKSGFERDVSINGANAYNVVIDHSSFAWGTDENLSISGPRYDGPQGTAHRITLSNNIVAEGLYDSAHTKGIHSMGTLVHDNVTDVSIIGNLYAHNNERNAWFKAGSTGVMVNNLIYNPGIWGVRVGGVKGEWEGKTMPASPRVSVAGNVMHYGANTKAGLGLVGSNSSGDVWMSDNLAYDAKGKTAPQTSGSGITLLKVSPIWPAGLTASPASAITNQVLQSAGARPKDRDAVDKRIVENFKQRTGGFVNSQEEVGGYPVATTTYRQLNVPSTGVDAWLQQMAKALE; via the coding sequence ATGAAACGTTCTCTTCTGTTCGCCGCACTGTTCAGCACCAGTACAGTATTCAGTGTTGGCATACCGATGGCTAGCGCCGCCACACCAGCAGCACCAGAGTTGAAAGGATTCGGAACGGATACCGTGGCAGGCAGTGGTGGACGCGTTATTCGCGTTACAACGCTGGCTTCTTCCGGGACCGGCTCACTCAGGGAAGCACTAGCCGCCAAAGGGCCGCGCATTATCGTTTTCGAGGTTGGCGGTATTATCGACTTGAACAAAAGCGACCTTCGGCTAACCGAACCGTTTGTCACCATTGCGGGTCAAACGGCCCCTTCTCCCGGCATCACGATTATTCGTGGCGGAATGGGAATTAGCACCCATGATGTGCTCATGCAGCATATTCGTTTTCGCATCGGCGATGCCGGTACGGGTAAGAAAAGCGGCTTTGAGCGCGATGTTTCAATCAACGGCGCAAATGCTTACAACGTTGTCATCGATCACTCAAGTTTCGCGTGGGGGACAGACGAAAATCTGTCTATTTCCGGCCCACGCTACGACGGACCACAGGGCACCGCGCACCGTATCACGCTCTCGAATAATATCGTTGCTGAAGGCCTATACGACTCAGCCCACACCAAAGGCATTCACTCGATGGGCACGCTGGTTCACGATAACGTGACTGATGTGTCAATCATTGGCAACCTGTATGCGCACAACAACGAGCGCAACGCCTGGTTCAAGGCGGGTTCAACGGGCGTCATGGTCAATAATCTGATCTACAACCCCGGCATTTGGGGCGTGCGCGTTGGCGGAGTCAAAGGAGAATGGGAAGGGAAAACTATGCCCGCCAGCCCACGCGTTTCCGTTGCGGGTAACGTGATGCACTATGGCGCAAATACCAAAGCAGGTTTAGGCCTGGTAGGAAGCAACAGCTCTGGCGATGTCTGGATGTCAGATAACCTCGCGTATGATGCCAAGGGAAAAACCGCGCCACAAACGTCAGGCAGCGGGATTACTTTACTCAAGGTGTCCCCTATTTGGCCTGCGGGCTTAACGGCATCACCGGCCAGCGCAATCACCAATCAGGTACTGCAAAGTGCGGGCGCACGCCCCAAAGATCGTGATGCCGTCGATAAACGTATCGTAGAGAATTTCAAACAGCGGACAGGTGGCTTCGTGAACAGTCAGGAAGAGGTTGGCGGCTATCCCGTGGCAACCACGACCTACCGTCAGTTGAACGTGCCGAGCACTGGCGTGGATGCCTGGCTACAGCAGATGGCAAAAGCGCTGGAATAA
- the ppiA gene encoding peptidylprolyl isomerase A — translation MFKRTLVAAAALISLTAFSPAFAASGTTHVLLTTSAGNIELSLDNQKAPVSVKNFVEYVNNGFYNGTTFHRVIPGFMVQGGGFSGEMNQKAPNAPIKNEADNGLRNQRGTIAMARTADKDSATSQFFINVADNAFLDHGQRDFGYAVFGKVVKGMDVVDKISQVPTKNVGPYQNVPTAPIVIQSAKVLP, via the coding sequence ATGTTCAAACGTACTCTGGTTGCGGCAGCAGCCCTTATTTCACTGACGGCATTTTCTCCAGCCTTTGCGGCCTCTGGCACCACTCATGTGCTGTTGACGACATCCGCAGGCAATATCGAACTGTCTTTAGATAATCAAAAAGCGCCGGTTTCGGTAAAAAATTTCGTCGAGTACGTTAACAATGGCTTTTATAACGGGACGACATTTCATCGTGTGATCCCCGGTTTTATGGTGCAGGGCGGCGGTTTTTCTGGCGAAATGAACCAGAAAGCGCCAAATGCGCCGATCAAGAATGAAGCTGACAACGGCCTGCGTAACCAGCGTGGCACTATCGCGATGGCGCGAACCGCTGACAAAGATAGCGCGACCAGCCAGTTTTTTATCAACGTAGCGGACAACGCTTTCCTCGATCATGGCCAGCGTGATTTTGGCTATGCCGTATTTGGTAAAGTGGTGAAGGGTATGGACGTCGTGGATAAGATTTCTCAGGTACCAACGAAAAACGTTGGACCTTACCAGAATGTGCCGACTGCACCTATCGTGATTCAGTCCGCGAAAGTGCTGCCCTGA
- a CDS encoding ABC transporter ATP-binding protein, which produces MIEVNNLNLSFGQGSTANQVLYDVNLTVNDGDIFGLVGESGSGKTTVLKCLAGLFNHWEGTLHIDGKKLAHRIDRARCRRVQMVFQDPYGSLHPRHTVEAILEEPLSIHRFDDRDDRIDTLLEKVGLGTNFRRRYPHQLSGGQRQRVAIARALILEPRVLLLDEPTSALDVSVQAEILNLLTELHQQEKLTYLMVTHDLGVISHLCHKVAVMQYGKILETLETDDLTSDVPKDAYTSMLVDASRQYSRDLAVRSERMG; this is translated from the coding sequence ATGATCGAAGTGAATAACCTGAATCTCTCTTTCGGTCAGGGCAGCACGGCGAATCAGGTGTTGTACGACGTGAACCTCACGGTCAACGATGGCGATATCTTTGGTCTGGTGGGGGAATCGGGGTCAGGAAAAACCACCGTGTTGAAGTGTCTGGCCGGATTGTTTAATCATTGGGAAGGCACGCTGCACATTGACGGGAAGAAGCTGGCACATCGGATCGATCGGGCGCGCTGTCGCCGCGTGCAGATGGTGTTTCAGGACCCGTACGGATCGCTGCACCCCCGTCATACGGTAGAGGCGATTCTGGAAGAGCCTCTGTCGATCCACCGTTTTGACGATCGTGACGATCGCATCGATACCTTGCTGGAGAAAGTCGGGCTGGGAACGAACTTTCGTCGCCGCTATCCGCATCAGCTGTCGGGCGGGCAGCGCCAGCGCGTGGCGATTGCCCGTGCGCTGATTCTGGAGCCGAGAGTGCTGCTGCTCGATGAACCAACCTCGGCGCTGGACGTGTCGGTGCAGGCGGAGATCCTCAATCTGCTGACGGAGTTGCACCAGCAGGAAAAGCTGACTTACCTGATGGTGACGCACGATTTAGGCGTGATTTCTCACTTGTGTCATAAAGTGGCGGTGATGCAATACGGCAAGATACTGGAAACGCTGGAGACCGACGATCTGACCAGCGATGTGCCGAAGGATGCCTATACTTCGATGCTGGTGGACGCCAGCCGTCAGTACAGCCGCGATCTGGCGGTGCGTTCGGAGCGTATGGGCTAG
- a CDS encoding ABC transporter ATP-binding protein translates to MTSSIPELNKSSQRVPGSSPLMEVENLRVGFVNRGVVTDAVRGVSFQLGCEKLAIVGESGSGKSTVGRALLQLHPHSARITADKLRFGDTDLLKADEARMRQIRGKRISMIMQDPKYSLNPVVCVGDQIAEAYLAHHKVSHREAKEKVMAMLDVVRIRQPERVYNLYPHEISGGQGQRIMIAMMLITEPEIVIADEPTSALDVSVRLQVLAMLDDLVSERGLGLIFISHDINLVRSFCDRVLVMYAGRVVESIAAADLDNAQHPYTRGLLNSLPDIDHRRPRLPVMNRDPAWING, encoded by the coding sequence GTGACATCCTCGATCCCAGAACTGAATAAGTCTTCTCAACGAGTGCCGGGAAGCTCGCCCCTGATGGAAGTGGAAAATCTGCGGGTAGGCTTCGTGAACCGTGGTGTTGTGACTGATGCCGTGCGCGGCGTTTCCTTCCAGCTTGGCTGTGAAAAGCTGGCGATTGTTGGCGAATCCGGCTCCGGTAAATCGACAGTTGGCCGTGCGCTGTTGCAACTGCACCCGCACAGCGCGCGAATTACGGCAGATAAACTGCGCTTCGGTGATACCGATTTGCTGAAAGCGGATGAGGCGCGGATGCGTCAGATTCGCGGCAAGCGCATCTCCATGATTATGCAGGACCCCAAATACTCGCTGAACCCAGTGGTTTGCGTCGGCGATCAGATTGCCGAAGCCTATCTGGCGCACCATAAGGTGTCGCACCGCGAGGCGAAGGAAAAGGTGATGGCAATGCTGGACGTGGTGCGTATTCGTCAGCCAGAGCGTGTCTACAATCTGTATCCCCATGAGATCTCAGGCGGGCAAGGGCAGCGCATCATGATTGCGATGATGTTAATTACCGAACCCGAAATCGTGATTGCCGATGAGCCGACCTCAGCGCTGGATGTCTCCGTGCGTTTGCAGGTGTTAGCGATGTTGGACGATCTGGTGAGTGAGCGTGGTCTGGGGCTGATTTTCATCAGCCACGACATCAATCTGGTGCGCAGCTTCTGCGATCGGGTGCTGGTGATGTATGCCGGGCGCGTTGTGGAGTCGATTGCTGCCGCCGATCTGGATAACGCACAGCACCCGTACACACGCGGGCTGCTGAATTCGCTGCCGGATATCGACCACCGACGCCCGCGTTTGCCGGTGATGAATCGCGATCCTGCCTGGATCAACGGATAA
- a CDS encoding ABC transporter permease — MRTPPEKRVSRLRLRGARIGGFLLTMMRNPLTAIGSAIVLMLMLVAIFAPWIATHDPLVQDLANALQAPSAAHYFGTDEFGRDVFSRLVYGSRITLYIVALVSVTVGPIGLALGVVAGYYGGIVDTILMRITDIFISFPSLVLALAFVAALGPGLEHVVIAITLTAWPPIARLARAETLSLRHADFVSAVKLQGASSIRILLHHIVPLCLPSVIIRITMNMAGIILTAAGLGFLGLGAQPPDPEWGAMISAGRRYMMECWWLVTIPGLAILINSLAFNFLGDGLRDILDPRTE; from the coding sequence ATGCGGACACCGCCCGAAAAACGCGTGAGCCGCCTCCGGCTACGCGGAGCGCGAATCGGCGGGTTTCTCTTGACGATGATGCGCAATCCACTTACCGCGATTGGCTCTGCGATTGTGCTGATGTTGATGCTGGTCGCCATCTTCGCGCCGTGGATCGCCACGCACGACCCGCTGGTACAGGATTTGGCAAACGCGCTACAGGCACCGAGCGCGGCGCATTACTTTGGTACCGATGAGTTTGGGCGCGATGTGTTTAGTCGTCTGGTCTATGGTTCACGCATCACGTTGTATATCGTTGCGCTGGTGTCGGTCACCGTTGGGCCGATCGGGCTGGCGTTGGGCGTGGTGGCAGGGTATTACGGTGGCATCGTTGACACTATCCTGATGCGCATCACCGATATCTTTATCTCGTTCCCCAGCCTGGTATTGGCGCTGGCGTTCGTGGCGGCGCTCGGTCCTGGTCTGGAACATGTAGTGATCGCGATTACGCTGACGGCCTGGCCGCCGATTGCTCGTCTGGCAAGGGCGGAAACGCTGTCGCTGCGTCACGCGGACTTCGTTTCTGCTGTGAAGCTGCAAGGGGCATCGTCTATCCGCATCCTGCTGCATCACATTGTACCGCTGTGCCTGCCATCGGTGATTATTCGTATCACTATGAATATGGCGGGCATTATTCTGACGGCGGCGGGTCTGGGCTTTCTGGGATTGGGGGCACAGCCGCCCGATCCTGAATGGGGCGCGATGATCTCTGCGGGTCGTCGTTACATGATGGAGTGCTGGTGGTTAGTAACTATTCCGGGGCTGGCGATTTTAATTAACAGCCTGGCGTTCAACTTCCTTGGAGACGGCCTACGTGACATCCTCGATCCCAGAACTGAATAA
- a CDS encoding ABC transporter permease, translating into MVFSDWIKPGGVLRRLAKRLFQVVVTLFGLLILTFVIGRVMPIDPVLAIVGQDADQSTYQQVYQQLGLDKPLYVQFFIYFNSLMHGDLGNALLTGRPVMDDIIRVFPATIELATMAIIVGAGLGVPLGVLAAARRGKWADYVVRFISLAGYSTPIFWVGMMGLLVFYAWLNWVGGAGRVDMAYDGLVENRTGLLLVDSLLAGEWDVFRSALNHLVLPATILGFHSLAYISRMTRSFMLAQLSQEYIITARVKGLSEFRVVWAHAFRNILVQLLTVVALAYGSLLEGAVLIETVFSWPGFGSYLTGSLLLGDMNAVMGCVLLVGLIFVTLNLLSDMLYQIFDPRTNA; encoded by the coding sequence ATGGTTTTCTCTGATTGGATCAAGCCGGGTGGAGTACTGCGTCGTTTGGCAAAACGTCTGTTTCAGGTCGTCGTCACGCTGTTCGGGTTATTAATCCTGACCTTCGTGATCGGCCGCGTGATGCCAATCGATCCAGTCCTGGCTATTGTCGGGCAGGATGCTGACCAAAGTACCTATCAACAGGTTTACCAACAACTGGGGTTGGATAAGCCGCTATATGTCCAGTTCTTTATTTACTTCAATTCACTGATGCATGGGGATTTGGGCAATGCACTCCTGACCGGACGACCGGTCATGGATGACATTATCCGGGTTTTCCCTGCCACCATCGAGCTTGCCACCATGGCGATTATCGTGGGTGCGGGTTTGGGTGTACCGCTAGGCGTGCTGGCTGCGGCGCGACGCGGTAAGTGGGCGGATTATGTGGTGCGTTTTATCAGTCTGGCCGGTTATTCGACGCCTATATTTTGGGTCGGGATGATGGGGCTGCTGGTGTTCTATGCCTGGCTGAATTGGGTCGGTGGCGCTGGACGGGTTGATATGGCCTACGATGGTCTGGTGGAAAACCGTACCGGTCTGCTGTTGGTGGATTCACTACTGGCAGGCGAGTGGGATGTGTTCCGCAGCGCGTTGAACCATCTGGTATTGCCCGCGACGATTCTCGGTTTCCATTCGCTGGCCTATATCAGCCGTATGACGCGCAGCTTCATGCTGGCGCAGCTTTCGCAGGAATACATCATTACTGCGCGAGTGAAAGGGCTGTCTGAGTTCCGTGTTGTCTGGGCGCATGCGTTTCGCAATATTCTGGTTCAGCTTCTGACGGTGGTAGCGCTGGCGTATGGCTCGCTGCTGGAAGGGGCGGTGTTGATCGAAACGGTCTTCTCATGGCCAGGATTTGGTTCCTATCTGACCGGTAGTCTACTGCTGGGGGATATGAACGCGGTGATGGGGTGTGTGCTGCTGGTGGGGTTAATCTTCGTGACGCTTAACCTGCTGTCGGACATGTTGTATCAAATCTTTGATCCGAGGACGAACGCATGA
- a CDS encoding ABC transporter substrate-binding protein: MKARAILRTLLLGSLCMAATPAILSAKTPDDQLIVGMNMNNMLSLDPAAMTGNEVVGIIVNLYDSLVVLDPANLSNILPSLAKSWSVNDAGNVITFNLVDNAKFHSGNPVTAQDFAWSMKRLLSLNMAQATTWKSYGFTAENVEKMIRAKDDHTVEIELPKPNDPKLVIYSLATLGSGSVLDSKTVMKHEKNGDWGNGWLTTNEAGSGPFKLDVWQAKDVLRISKVENNWQGDAKMRRVIFRHMTESQALRLMIEKGDIDVASGMSVPDINALKQDKDVVVDEVKKGTLYYVAMSLKNEYFAKPKVREAVRYLIDYDGVNKTVMPGYGFYHQRPIQKGMDATLPDPGYKLDVPRAKALLAEAGYPNGFETTLRVLSDQPFLNLATSVQSTLAQAGIKAKIISGTGNQVYGAMRDRNFDMLVGRGGGGVDPHPHSSLRSVVYNPDNSDEAKLTNFQGWRTSFYDKPLNDMIDQALLEKDPQKQKQMYINVQNRYEELFPAIIPVSQMIDSVVLRKDVKGYVPHPSSTTHLREVYKQR, from the coding sequence ATGAAAGCACGAGCAATACTCCGTACCCTGCTGTTAGGTTCACTCTGCATGGCCGCTACGCCGGCCATTCTATCGGCAAAAACCCCTGACGATCAGCTGATCGTGGGGATGAACATGAACAACATGCTCTCACTCGATCCGGCCGCCATGACGGGTAACGAAGTGGTGGGCATTATCGTCAACCTCTATGACTCGCTGGTGGTGCTCGATCCGGCCAACCTGAGTAACATCCTGCCTTCTCTGGCGAAAAGCTGGAGCGTCAATGATGCGGGCAACGTCATCACCTTCAATCTGGTCGATAACGCCAAATTCCATTCCGGTAACCCCGTGACGGCACAAGATTTCGCTTGGTCGATGAAGCGTCTGCTTAGCCTCAACATGGCCCAGGCCACGACGTGGAAATCCTACGGCTTCACCGCGGAAAACGTGGAGAAAATGATCCGTGCCAAAGACGATCATACCGTTGAAATTGAGCTGCCTAAGCCGAACGACCCCAAGCTGGTGATCTATTCGCTGGCAACGTTAGGTAGCGGCTCGGTGCTGGACAGTAAAACGGTCATGAAGCACGAGAAAAACGGTGACTGGGGTAACGGCTGGCTGACCACGAACGAAGCCGGTTCTGGTCCGTTCAAGCTGGATGTGTGGCAGGCGAAAGACGTGCTGCGCATCAGTAAGGTTGAGAACAACTGGCAGGGCGACGCGAAAATGCGGCGCGTGATTTTCCGCCACATGACTGAATCACAGGCGCTGCGTCTGATGATTGAAAAAGGCGACATTGACGTGGCCTCTGGGATGTCGGTGCCGGATATCAATGCGTTGAAACAAGATAAAGACGTTGTGGTTGATGAGGTGAAAAAAGGCACGCTGTACTACGTTGCAATGAGCCTGAAAAACGAATACTTCGCTAAGCCGAAAGTGCGCGAAGCGGTTCGCTACCTGATTGATTACGATGGCGTCAATAAGACAGTGATGCCTGGCTACGGCTTCTATCATCAGCGCCCCATCCAAAAAGGGATGGATGCGACGTTGCCGGACCCTGGCTATAAGCTGGACGTGCCACGCGCCAAAGCGCTGCTGGCTGAAGCTGGCTACCCGAATGGGTTTGAAACCACGCTACGTGTTCTTTCCGATCAGCCGTTCCTGAATCTGGCGACGTCGGTACAGTCCACGCTGGCACAGGCGGGTATCAAAGCCAAAATCATCTCCGGTACTGGCAATCAGGTTTACGGCGCGATGCGCGATCGTAACTTCGATATGCTGGTCGGCCGCGGCGGTGGTGGCGTCGATCCGCACCCTCACTCCAGCCTGCGTTCTGTTGTCTATAACCCGGATAACAGCGACGAAGCCAAACTGACCAACTTCCAGGGCTGGCGCACGTCTTTCTACGACAAACCCTTGAACGACATGATCGATCAGGCGTTGTTGGAGAAAGATCCTCAGAAACAGAAGCAGATGTATATCAACGTACAGAATCGCTATGAAGAACTGTTCCCGGCCATTATTCCGGTGTCGCAGATGATCGATTCTGTGGTGTTGCGTAAAGACGTGAAAGGCTATGTGCCGCATCCGTCTTCTACGACGCATCTGCGCGAGGTCTATAAGCAGCGCTAG
- a CDS encoding mandelate racemase family protein, with protein sequence MKIESIDVTVFTYPTRRVSDSAGHSHPGAENQAKMALLTITADDGQKGYAFAPPEVIRPHIVNAFFRKVLIGQNPFDRERLWQDLVHWQRGSANQLTDRALSIVESALWDLQGRVLNMPVHKLLGGYREKVPAYGSTMCGDELEGGLSTPEEYGQFAEKLVQRGYKAIKLHTWMPPVSFAPSPKIDVKACAAVREAVGPDICLMLDGYHWYSRSDALYIGRELQKLDFTWFEEPMEEQSMASYSWLTKSLDIDVIGPESLSGKYFSRADWVKEGACDILRAGVQGVGGLWPCLKVASLAESFGMDCEIHGNGAPNLNVVGAIKNCRWYERGLLHPFLDYDEPAAYLNSIVDPMDDEGFVHLPQRPGLGEDINFDWIEEHTLSKE encoded by the coding sequence GTGAAAATAGAATCAATTGATGTCACCGTCTTCACTTATCCCACACGTCGGGTTTCCGATAGTGCGGGCCATTCACACCCGGGAGCCGAGAATCAGGCCAAGATGGCGCTGTTGACCATCACGGCAGATGACGGCCAAAAAGGTTACGCTTTCGCTCCGCCGGAAGTGATTCGTCCCCATATCGTTAATGCGTTCTTCCGTAAAGTGCTGATTGGGCAGAATCCGTTCGATCGTGAACGCCTCTGGCAGGATCTGGTGCACTGGCAACGCGGCAGCGCCAACCAACTGACTGACCGCGCGCTGTCGATTGTGGAATCCGCACTGTGGGATCTGCAAGGTCGCGTGCTGAACATGCCGGTGCATAAGCTGCTCGGCGGCTATCGTGAAAAAGTCCCTGCTTACGGCAGCACCATGTGTGGTGATGAGCTGGAAGGCGGTTTATCTACGCCAGAGGAATACGGCCAGTTCGCCGAAAAGCTGGTGCAGCGCGGCTATAAGGCCATCAAGTTGCATACCTGGATGCCGCCTGTCTCGTTCGCGCCTAGCCCGAAAATTGATGTGAAAGCCTGTGCGGCAGTGCGTGAAGCGGTCGGCCCGGATATCTGCCTGATGCTGGATGGCTACCACTGGTACAGCCGCAGCGATGCGCTATACATCGGCCGTGAACTGCAAAAGCTCGATTTCACCTGGTTTGAAGAGCCAATGGAAGAACAGAGCATGGCGTCCTACAGTTGGCTGACCAAGAGCCTGGATATCGATGTCATCGGGCCGGAAAGCCTGTCAGGTAAATATTTCAGCCGTGCTGACTGGGTTAAAGAAGGCGCATGCGACATTTTGCGCGCGGGCGTGCAAGGCGTCGGCGGTCTCTGGCCGTGTCTGAAGGTTGCCAGCCTGGCTGAATCTTTCGGTATGGACTGCGAAATTCACGGTAACGGTGCGCCAAACCTTAACGTTGTAGGTGCGATCAAAAACTGCCGTTGGTATGAACGCGGGCTGCTGCATCCTTTCCTCGATTACGACGAACCTGCTGCTTACCTGAATTCGATTGTCGACCCGATGGATGACGAGGGCTTTGTGCATCTGCCGCAACGTCCAGGGCTGGGAGAAGATATTAATTTTGACTGGATTGAGGAGCATACCCTAAGCAAAGAATAG